From a single Candidatus Methylomirabilota bacterium genomic region:
- the hpnA gene encoding hopanoid-associated sugar epimerase: MAETILVTGGTGFVGLNLVRELVRTGAPVRVLARPTSKLAPLHAALGDRQVEIVTGDLLDPASLGPALAGVAVLYHVAADYRLWAPDPSVLYRVNVDGTRALLAAAEAAGVRRIVYTSSVGTLGIPGDGMAGTETTPVGLEDMVGDYKRSKFLAEREASAAAARGLPVVIVNPSAPVGPWDWKPTPTGKMLVDYLRGRMFAYLDTGLNVVHVRDVARGHILAAERGRVGERYILGHAAGNLGLREIFERLAPHTGIPAPRWRLPHAAALVMAGAFEGLSRITRREPLASRTAVRMAAKRMFFDPAKAIRELGLPQTPVDEALRDAVDWFWAHGYARRRVRSA, translated from the coding sequence ATGGCTGAGACCATCCTGGTCACGGGCGGCACGGGGTTCGTCGGCCTGAACCTCGTGCGCGAGCTGGTCAGGACGGGCGCCCCGGTCCGCGTCCTCGCTCGTCCCACCAGCAAGCTGGCCCCGTTGCACGCAGCCCTCGGCGACCGACAGGTCGAGATCGTCACCGGCGACCTCCTCGATCCGGCCTCTCTCGGGCCGGCCCTGGCCGGGGTGGCCGTCCTCTATCACGTCGCCGCCGACTACCGGTTGTGGGCCCCGGACCCGAGCGTCCTCTACCGTGTCAACGTGGACGGAACGCGCGCCCTGCTCGCCGCCGCGGAGGCGGCCGGGGTACGACGGATCGTATACACGTCCAGCGTCGGAACCCTGGGGATCCCGGGGGATGGGATGGCCGGCACCGAGACCACGCCGGTCGGCCTCGAGGACATGGTCGGCGACTACAAGCGCTCCAAGTTCCTGGCCGAGCGCGAGGCGTCGGCCGCGGCCGCCCGGGGGCTTCCGGTGGTCATCGTCAATCCGTCGGCACCGGTCGGCCCCTGGGACTGGAAGCCGACCCCCACCGGCAAGATGCTGGTGGACTACCTCCGGGGGAGGATGTTCGCCTACCTCGACACCGGGCTCAACGTGGTCCACGTGCGCGACGTCGCCCGCGGCCACATCCTGGCCGCCGAGCGCGGCCGCGTCGGTGAGCGCTACATCCTCGGTCACGCGGCGGGGAACCTGGGACTGCGGGAGATCTTCGAGCGGCTCGCGCCGCACACGGGGATCCCGGCGCCGCGCTGGCGCCTTCCCCACGCGGCGGCGCTCGTCATGGCCGGCGCCTTCGAGGGGCTCTCCCGTATCACTCGCCGCGAGCCGCTGGCCTCGCGCACCGCCGTACGGATGGCCGCCAAGCGGATGTTCTTCGACCCGGCCAAGGCGATCCGCGAGCTCGGCCTGCCCCAGACCCCCGTGGACGAGGCCCTCCGGGACGCCGTCGACTGGTTCTGGGCCCACGGATACGCGCGGCGGCGGGTGCGGAGCGCCTGA